A single region of the Melioribacteraceae bacterium 4301-Me genome encodes:
- the pepT gene encoding peptidase T: protein MFDTTYKFTCVDRFLRYVKFDTQSKEDSPTFPSDSKQLQLSKLLVEELKQMGMKDVEMDQFGYVMATLPSNTNKKNVPVIGFIAHVDTSPAVTGTNVNPVIHKNYKGGDIVLPNDKSKVIDEASNPELKDMIGFDIITTDGTTLLGADDKAGVAEIMDAMNYLINHPEVKHGTIRVCFTPDEEVGRGTEKFDVKKFGASYAYTIDGSTRGEVETETFSADAVVIKIHGKNVHPGYAKGKMINAIKIAAHFIEMLPKDRLSPETTEKREGYVHPVSLEGNETLTTVKFIIRDFEAEKLKEYEDLLKQLVQKAVNDYPGSTYDFEVIEQYRNMKYVLDKHPQVEAYAVEALNRLNIKPIKSSIRGGTDGSRLSYMGLPTPNLFAGGHNFHAYTEYVAVQDMEAAVKMIVTLAQIWEEKS, encoded by the coding sequence ATGTTTGATACAACTTACAAATTCACTTGCGTCGACCGTTTTTTAAGATATGTTAAATTCGATACTCAATCGAAAGAAGATTCGCCTACTTTCCCAAGTGATTCTAAACAACTTCAGTTATCGAAACTTCTTGTAGAAGAACTAAAACAAATGGGAATGAAAGATGTAGAAATGGACCAATTTGGTTATGTAATGGCTACTTTACCTTCTAATACAAATAAAAAAAATGTCCCTGTAATTGGTTTTATAGCACATGTTGACACTTCACCAGCTGTAACGGGAACTAATGTAAATCCTGTAATTCATAAAAATTACAAAGGCGGTGATATTGTACTTCCCAATGACAAATCAAAAGTAATTGATGAGGCGAGCAATCCAGAGCTTAAAGACATGATTGGTTTTGATATTATTACAACAGATGGAACTACCCTGCTTGGTGCTGATGACAAGGCTGGAGTAGCAGAGATTATGGATGCAATGAACTATTTAATAAACCATCCTGAAGTAAAACACGGAACAATAAGAGTTTGTTTTACGCCAGATGAAGAAGTGGGAAGAGGAACAGAAAAATTTGATGTAAAAAAATTTGGAGCCTCCTACGCATACACTATTGACGGCTCAACACGAGGGGAAGTTGAGACGGAAACTTTTAGTGCAGATGCGGTTGTGATTAAAATACACGGGAAAAATGTTCACCCTGGTTATGCAAAAGGCAAAATGATAAACGCAATAAAAATTGCTGCACATTTCATTGAAATGCTTCCAAAAGATAGATTATCACCAGAAACTACTGAAAAACGCGAAGGATATGTTCACCCGGTCTCCTTAGAAGGCAACGAAACATTAACAACAGTAAAATTTATTATAAGAGACTTTGAAGCCGAGAAATTAAAAGAGTACGAGGATTTATTAAAACAATTAGTACAAAAAGCAGTAAACGATTATCCTGGTTCTACATATGATTTTGAAGTGATTGAACAATACCGCAATATGAAATATGTTCTTGATAAACATCCACAAGTTGAAGCTTATGCAGTCGAAGCATTAAATCGACTTAACATAAAGCCCATTAAATCTTCAATTCGCGGCGGTACTGATGGTTCACGGCTAAGCTATATGGGTTTACCTACACCAAATTTATTTGCAGGTGGACATAATTTTCACGCTTACACTGAATATGTGGCTGTCCAAGATATGGAGGCAGCTGTAAAAATGATTGTTACGCTTGCACAAATTTGGGAAGAAAAATCTTAA
- a CDS encoding thymidine phosphorylase: MNTVELIRKKRDGKKLSNEEIEFLISNYTKGKIPDYQFSAFLMAAFINGLNINETSALTKAMLYSGKVLNLDDIPGAKIDKHSTGGVGDKTSLILAPIVAAAGVNVPMISGRGLGHTGGTLDKLEAIPGFKTKLNLKEYKSVLKKCGAVLIGQTRDIAPADKLIYALRDVTATVESIPLITASIMSKKLAEGIDGLVLDVKTGSGAFMTKLNDAKNLANSLIDTAISFGKKVIAFITDMNQPLGNYIGNWLEVYESIKILEGEKVDDLLEVTLNLSGAMIYLGGKANSIKEGIEISRKMILTGKAYDRFVKIVQSQGGDISFIKNPNKYPKAKYNETITAESEGYLSQVNNYEIGIASVELGGGRLTKDDIIDPKAGLVFYPKIGTKIARGDKISDIFTDKKEKIDEVKKRIINSIKISKEKPKEIKLIKAVINPFNK, translated from the coding sequence ATGAACACAGTAGAATTAATCCGAAAAAAACGCGATGGTAAAAAGCTATCTAATGAAGAAATAGAATTCTTAATTTCAAATTACACCAAAGGTAAAATACCAGATTACCAATTTTCAGCTTTTTTAATGGCAGCTTTTATAAATGGGTTGAATATAAATGAAACTTCTGCTTTAACAAAAGCAATGTTGTACAGCGGTAAAGTGTTGAATCTTGATGATATACCTGGTGCAAAAATTGATAAACATTCTACTGGCGGAGTTGGAGACAAAACCTCATTAATTTTGGCACCAATCGTCGCTGCTGCTGGTGTTAACGTTCCGATGATTAGTGGGCGCGGACTTGGGCATACAGGTGGTACGTTAGATAAATTAGAAGCTATTCCGGGATTTAAAACAAAACTTAACTTGAAAGAATATAAGTCTGTTCTAAAAAAATGTGGTGCTGTTTTAATTGGGCAAACAAGAGATATTGCTCCTGCTGATAAACTAATTTATGCTCTACGCGATGTAACAGCAACCGTAGAATCAATTCCTTTAATTACAGCAAGCATCATGAGTAAAAAACTTGCTGAGGGTATTGATGGATTAGTTTTGGATGTTAAAACTGGTTCGGGTGCTTTTATGACAAAATTAAACGATGCAAAAAATCTTGCTAATTCACTTATTGATACTGCCATTTCTTTCGGTAAAAAAGTAATAGCATTTATTACTGATATGAATCAACCGCTTGGCAATTACATCGGTAATTGGTTGGAAGTTTATGAATCAATAAAAATTTTGGAGGGAGAAAAAGTTGATGATTTGCTTGAGGTAACTTTAAATCTATCCGGTGCAATGATTTACTTAGGCGGGAAAGCAAATTCTATTAAAGAAGGAATTGAAATTTCTCGCAAGATGATATTAACTGGAAAGGCATACGATAGGTTTGTAAAAATAGTTCAATCACAAGGTGGCGATATTTCCTTCATTAAAAATCCTAATAAGTACCCTAAAGCTAAATATAATGAAACAATAACTGCTGAATCTGAAGGTTATTTGTCGCAAGTAAATAATTATGAAATTGGAATTGCTTCTGTTGAATTAGGTGGAGGACGATTAACAAAAGATGATATAATAGATCCAAAAGCTGGACTTGTTTTTTACCCTAAAATTGGTACTAAAATAGCTCGAGGTGATAAGATATCTGATATTTTCACCGATAAAAAAGAGAAAATTGATGAAGTGAAAAAACGAATAATAAATTCAATAAAGATTTCGAAAGAAAAGCCAAAGGAAATTAAACTTATTAAGGCTGTAATTAACCCGTTTAATAAATAG
- a CDS encoding histidine phosphatase family protein produces MKKVFLVRHAKSSWENSLLSDFERPLNKRGEKDAHFMGELLAKKKIHPNIIISSPALRAITTAKIIADKLNYPENKIHIDKNIYEGTWKELLNIINSSPESYSDLMLVGHNPALTLLNNYLSDEPIINIPTCGISGIKFEIKNWEEVTKAEGKNFLFEYPKKYSAR; encoded by the coding sequence TTGAAAAAAGTCTTTTTAGTTCGTCACGCAAAATCAAGTTGGGAAAATTCACTGCTCTCCGATTTTGAAAGGCCATTAAATAAACGCGGTGAAAAGGATGCTCATTTTATGGGTGAACTTCTTGCAAAGAAAAAAATTCACCCAAATATAATAATTTCCAGTCCCGCACTTCGAGCTATAACTACAGCTAAAATTATAGCTGACAAATTAAATTATCCTGAAAATAAAATTCATATCGATAAAAATATCTATGAGGGAACTTGGAAAGAGCTTTTAAACATTATAAACTCTTCACCAGAAAGTTATTCTGATTTAATGTTAGTTGGGCACAACCCAGCTTTAACTTTATTAAATAATTATCTAAGCGATGAACCAATTATTAATATCCCAACATGCGGGATATCTGGAATTAAATTTGAAATAAAAAATTGGGAAGAGGTAACTAAAGCAGAGGGCAAAAACTTTTTATTTGAATATCCTAAAAAGTATTCAGCTCGTTAA
- a CDS encoding sulfite exporter TauE/SafE family protein — protein MEIWTGFLIGLLGSFHCIGMCGPIAIALPLPSTSKFKIIFGRVLYNAGRIVSYSFMGALFGLFGNRLILYGLQQTLSITIGTVIILYILTPNKIKNKISNFTFYKKFIENFQLLFSKSISVKSNLSFFSIGVLNGFLPCGFVYIGIAGAISTGNFISGTFYMALFGLGTFPIMLSASIVGKSLSIRIRRKVNKLLPAFGLILAVIFILRGLNLGIPFLSPKLVSQVQENVLCH, from the coding sequence ATGGAAATATGGACTGGATTTTTAATAGGCCTGTTAGGAAGTTTTCATTGTATTGGAATGTGTGGACCAATTGCAATTGCATTGCCTTTACCAAGTACATCTAAATTCAAAATCATTTTTGGAAGAGTATTATATAATGCTGGAAGAATAGTAAGTTACAGTTTTATGGGAGCGTTATTCGGCTTGTTCGGAAACCGGCTTATTTTATATGGACTGCAACAAACTCTTTCAATAACCATTGGTACGGTAATAATACTTTACATTCTCACTCCCAATAAAATTAAGAACAAAATTTCCAACTTTACTTTTTATAAAAAATTTATAGAAAACTTTCAGCTTTTGTTCTCAAAATCAATCTCAGTTAAATCCAACCTATCGTTTTTTTCAATAGGCGTCTTAAATGGCTTTCTTCCGTGCGGATTTGTTTATATAGGAATAGCTGGGGCTATATCTACAGGCAACTTTATAAGCGGCACATTTTATATGGCACTTTTTGGTTTAGGTACTTTTCCTATCATGTTGTCAGCTTCAATAGTTGGTAAGTCGCTAAGCATCAGAATAAGAAGAAAAGTTAATAAACTTTTGCCGGCTTTTGGTCTTATCTTAGCTGTAATTTTTATATTAAGAGGACTGAATCTCGGCATACCCTTTTTAAGCCCTAAACTCGTCTCCCAAGTACAAGAAAACGTATTATGCCATTAA
- a CDS encoding FixH family protein produces MKISWGVKITIVYGLFVLFIVTLVIIFMNQKVDLVDDDYYPKEIVYQQQINKIQRTQKLPEHVSIDTKLKGIEIKFPASYNPADISGKINFYRPSDKTKDFTINLSLNQNCQQLIPSDNLEKGLWKVKIEWNHLGTSYYNESTIMVN; encoded by the coding sequence ATGAAAATTTCATGGGGCGTTAAAATTACAATAGTCTACGGATTGTTCGTTCTTTTTATCGTTACTCTAGTAATAATATTTATGAACCAAAAAGTAGATTTAGTTGATGACGACTATTACCCAAAAGAGATTGTCTATCAACAACAAATTAATAAAATCCAAAGAACACAAAAATTACCAGAGCATGTTTCAATTGATACAAAACTGAAAGGCATAGAAATAAAATTTCCTGCAAGTTATAACCCTGCTGACATTTCGGGCAAAATTAATTTTTACAGACCTTCTGATAAAACAAAAGATTTTACAATTAACTTATCATTAAACCAAAACTGCCAACAGCTCATTCCATCCGATAATCTTGAAAAAGGTTTATGGAAAGTAAAAATAGAATGGAATCATTTAGGCACTTCTTATTATAATGAATCAACAATTATGGTAAATTAA
- the ccoG gene encoding cytochrome c oxidase accessory protein CcoG yields the protein MNFEEPNGKEIFRDSVSTVTKEGKRKFIYPKKPSGKFYKARTIVSYFLLAFLFITPFIKMHGQPFFILNFIDRKFIIFGIPFGPHDFYLLALAIITIIVSIFLFTVIWGRLFCGWICPQTIFMEMVFRKIEYLIEGDSKKQLTDTKKLSKKILKHAVFFAISFIISNFFLAYIIGADRLEKIITDSPSQHLGGLFSMIIFSGFFYWIYSSFREQVCTFVCPYGRLQGVLLDQNSVVIAYDYRRGEPRGKIKKAVRQNLGDCIDCKLCVDVCPTGIDIRNGTQLECVNCTACIDECNKVMEKINRPKGLIRYASKNEIETGKRNIFTPRAIGYSVVLLILFSLTTYLLATRTNFDINILRTPGMLYQEQPGGKISNLYDIKIVNKTFNSMQAKLKVMNLNGEIKLIGNDLNVEPQAVAQAKFLIILPKEKVNRLKTPIQIGIVENGQLIKVINTSFFGKAE from the coding sequence ATGAATTTCGAAGAACCTAACGGTAAAGAAATATTTAGAGATTCTGTCTCAACGGTAACTAAAGAAGGTAAAAGAAAATTTATATACCCTAAAAAACCGTCTGGAAAATTTTATAAAGCGAGAACTATCGTAAGTTACTTTTTGCTTGCTTTTTTATTCATAACACCTTTTATAAAAATGCATGGTCAACCGTTCTTTATATTAAACTTTATTGACAGAAAATTTATCATCTTCGGCATCCCTTTCGGTCCGCACGATTTTTATCTATTGGCTTTAGCAATTATTACCATTATTGTTTCTATTTTCCTTTTTACAGTGATATGGGGAAGGTTATTCTGTGGATGGATTTGTCCCCAAACAATTTTTATGGAAATGGTATTTCGTAAAATAGAATACTTGATTGAAGGCGATTCAAAGAAACAACTAACAGATACAAAAAAGTTATCTAAAAAAATCCTAAAGCATGCAGTTTTTTTCGCTATCTCATTTATAATTTCAAATTTCTTTTTGGCCTATATAATAGGGGCTGATAGATTAGAAAAAATTATTACCGATTCTCCGTCTCAACATCTTGGTGGTTTATTTTCAATGATAATTTTTTCTGGTTTCTTTTATTGGATTTACAGTTCATTTAGAGAACAAGTCTGTACTTTCGTTTGTCCATATGGTCGACTTCAAGGCGTATTACTTGATCAAAATTCTGTAGTGATAGCTTATGATTATAGACGAGGTGAACCAAGAGGCAAAATAAAAAAAGCTGTTAGGCAGAATTTAGGCGATTGCATTGATTGCAAGCTTTGTGTTGATGTTTGTCCGACTGGAATAGATATTCGAAACGGAACTCAACTTGAATGCGTCAATTGCACAGCGTGTATTGATGAGTGTAATAAAGTAATGGAAAAAATTAATCGCCCAAAAGGTTTAATTAGATACGCATCAAAAAATGAAATTGAAACTGGTAAAAGGAACATTTTTACTCCTCGTGCTATTGGATACAGTGTTGTCCTTCTGATACTATTCTCGCTAACAACTTATTTATTGGCAACAAGAACAAACTTCGACATAAATATATTGCGTACCCCAGGCATGCTGTATCAAGAACAGCCAGGCGGTAAAATAAGCAACCTTTATGATATTAAAATCGTTAATAAAACTTTTAACTCAATGCAGGCAAAATTAAAAGTAATGAACTTAAACGGCGAGATAAAACTAATTGGAAATGACCTTAATGTTGAACCCCAGGCTGTAGCCCAAGCGAAGTTTCTTATAATTCTTCCAAAAGAAAAAGTAAACAGACTTAAAACACCAATTCAAATAGGCATTGTTGAAAACGGACAACTGATAAAAGTAATTAATACATCATTTTTTGGGAAGGCAGAGTAA
- a CDS encoding cbb3-type cytochrome c oxidase N-terminal domain-containing protein: MRAIDKFYKLFFFFLYFFSSASLLFAQNNSTEESVMKTMLIITIIVIALILWFVVVYSEKNDSEGKAFIAPLIAIKNWLTKSTPIEKEQEILMKHDYDGIRELDNKIPPWFNLLFYGTILFSIIYMLKYHVFSDGKIQETEYKIEMEQANLQKHILTESGALITEETVTLLTDAASLQEGKEIFTKNCVSCHGPEGGGLVGPNLTDDYWIHGGGIKNIFKTIKYGVPQKGMISWQTQLDPKKIQEVASYVISLHGTNPSNAKPPEGQKWVETSDSTSNKN, translated from the coding sequence ATGAGAGCAATTGACAAATTCTATAAACTGTTTTTTTTCTTTTTGTATTTCTTTTCTTCAGCATCTTTACTTTTTGCACAAAATAACAGTACAGAAGAAAGTGTAATGAAAACAATGCTAATAATTACAATTATTGTAATTGCTTTAATATTGTGGTTTGTAGTTGTTTATTCTGAAAAAAATGATAGTGAAGGCAAAGCTTTTATAGCACCTTTAATTGCAATTAAAAATTGGCTTACAAAATCTACTCCTATTGAAAAGGAACAAGAAATTTTAATGAAACATGATTACGATGGAATTAGAGAATTGGATAATAAAATTCCACCATGGTTTAATTTGCTTTTTTATGGAACTATACTTTTTAGCATAATTTACATGTTGAAATATCATGTATTCTCTGATGGAAAAATACAAGAGACTGAATATAAAATAGAAATGGAACAAGCTAATTTACAAAAGCATATCTTAACAGAATCTGGTGCACTTATTACTGAAGAAACAGTAACACTACTAACAGATGCCGCATCATTGCAAGAAGGTAAAGAAATCTTTACTAAAAATTGTGTTTCGTGTCATGGCCCAGAAGGCGGTGGTTTGGTAGGTCCAAATTTGACTGACGATTATTGGATTCACGGCGGTGGAATAAAAAATATTTTTAAAACCATCAAATATGGTGTACCTCAAAAAGGAATGATAAGTTGGCAGACCCAGCTCGATCCTAAAAAAATTCAAGAGGTTGCCAGCTACGTTATTTCGTTACACGGTACTAATCCTTCTAATGCAAAACCACCGGAAGGACAAAAATGGGTTGAAACATCTGATTCTACATCTAATAAAAATTGA
- a CDS encoding cbb3-type cytochrome c oxidase subunit 3, with the protein MFNNYLTSIEGVSIYPVISLVLFFVIFSVIVIWALKLDKKYINKMESLPLENKKNIETKNESN; encoded by the coding sequence ATGTTTAATAACTATTTAACATCTATAGAGGGTGTTTCAATTTATCCCGTTATTTCACTTGTTTTATTTTTTGTAATTTTCAGTGTAATTGTTATTTGGGCATTGAAATTAGACAAAAAATATATTAATAAAATGGAATCCTTACCCTTAGAAAATAAAAAAAATATCGAGACTAAAAATGAGAGCAATTGA